The Camelina sativa cultivar DH55 chromosome 16, Cs, whole genome shotgun sequence sequence AGCTTTGTTGTGATCATTCCATTTCCTATTAAGCAATTCTAAAAAAGCACCTCCTTGAGCTTCTTCAATAGACTTACAAATCTCTTTGAGATGAAACGTCATAGTGGTAACAAGTCCAGTATAAAGATTTTCCCCAAATTTATGTAGAACCATGTTGTATGCGTTTCTGAAGGAAAGAAACCAATAATAACACACAGCttcagaacaacaacaactacaagtaCAAATagctaaaaaatcaaaaatgggAAGATGTGAAAACCTGTAAAGCTCTTCGAAACTGAGTCCACTAGCGTTGTGATTGTAAATCTCATGAATCGCATGTTCGAGGATCTTCCAAGTCTTATCGGCGTATTTTGGATCAACCACGACTCGTTGCTTAAACGCTTCAATCTGGAAATTTATCTTCCTTTGATTACTCATGATGTTGGGAACTGAAATcgaaaaccaaagaaaaaaacacaccaaagagaatcacaaaatcacttcaaagaaagaaaaacagataTAGAAACAAAGCAGGAACGAAGATCGAAGAATTGATTAAAACCTTAATTAGCTCTAAATCGAGGAGGAATCAGAAGAAATCGGAGGTTAGGTTTTCGTGATGTtgaagaagggagaagaagaatttttgaaggttgaagatgatgatgataggcTGATGATAGCAATGGAgcggaaccaaaaaaaaatatttctttttttttcgtaattGTCTTCTTATCCCAGTGGTTTTGATTACCTCTTTTGTTACTTCGTCCCCCTTGGTTCAATTCTTTTGATCGATCAAACCCCCAGAGATGATAACAAAATGCGTAAACGGGCTTTTAATCCGTTTAACGAACGGGCCTGAATTAAAAACTTGTGCCAAGTAAAACTATGCCGTTTCAAACGAAGCTGTCACTTTGCTTTCATTCGGTAGAcacattgaagaagaagaacacactcctttgaacaaaaaaaaaggtaattttttatttgttcattacttcattatgttttttttcttccaacaatttcttctctttgttattttacaaaagtattgaaaattattgagtttttttttctttctttgattttttttcagttttgggAAGGATACTAAAAAAATAGTCGAATTGAAAAAGTTGCGATTCTTTTGGTTCcttttaaaatggttttttttttaaagattagtTTCTTGTCTGCGTAAATTTAACGCTTCTTGTTTGGACGTCAAATCAATGCTTCTTTTTCGATTCCGACTGATATAAATACTCACTTCAATTTTTTGATTTCCCAGCAACTTGGGATTTTTCGTTACTCTTTTACTTTCAATAGATAACATCGATCGACTGgtactcttctctcttctctttaatCCCAAATTTAAGATTTTGTTGTATGATCTGAGTAGGATTGTCAATTGGTCTTACTGACCATGGACAGCCCATGTCCAAATTAAATCGGACTAGTCataaccaaatttgaagtgatcaAATGAACCTAAAACCATTTTAGCCCATTAATAAATGGTCCAAACTCATTTGGACATGGGCTGTccaataattcaatttttttttttcattttgtcgaAAACTTTCaatcctctttctctctctcgcgaTTTCCTGATTCtcttcaatcttcatcatcttctgatttgtgtttgtgagttgtgactgtgattcaatcatcttcttcttcctcttcctcttcagaTCGAAAAGCTTGAAGGTTCAGTCAGATCCTGATCTGAAGCTCTACTTAGAGGTAAATTTCGTTTCTTGGTTTACTCTAATTACTGGGTTTGTGGGTTCACTCTAATTACTCTGATTTGTGTTGTAACTCGATTTATGATGATAAGTCTAATTTCGTTACTCGATTTGTGATGATAACACGATTTGGGTTTGTGGGTTTACTCTAATTTCGTTTATGGGTTTACACTTGTTGTGTAGATGTTGTTTcacttgtttgttgatttatgTTTCTGGGTTTGTGGGTTTTGTTCATTTCGTTTCTGGGTTTGTGGATCACTTGTTTGTTTCACTTGTTTTGTATCTCTTGAGTTCATTTGAGTTCATTGTATCTTTTGTATatgataaaatattaatatggaCGTGAGGAGTCTTAGTCTAAGACTCTTAGAGATGACGTGAGATTGAAACTGTACGTGAGGAGTCTTAGTTGGCTAGAACGGTTTGTACTATCTATGGTAGGGTTGAAACTGTTTTTGGGGGTTTGAGAGATCATAGCAAGAATGAAGTTAGTAAGGTTACTAACTAAAGACTATGCGAATGTTGTGATTGGGACTATGCGAatgttgtgattgtggttgAATGGTTATATAgcaaagtttagttttttttattgtcaagttttaatcttttcgaggattttgtttttgtgaatgtAGCAAAAGATGTCAGGTGAGTTGTGTTCGATGAGACCTTTGTTTGGTGGCGCTATCTCCACCGTCTTCCCTCAGAGATTTGAGGTTCTCTCAATAtaacccttttctttttttctccgcTGCTAATTGTAATTCACGGTTTCCTGATTTCTTAATTGTGAATCTTCAGAATGTGAGTAATATCCGACAAGTTCCAGATCATcaggtttggttctttcttttgttcaaagATTTCGAGCATTGTTTTCTAATTAAGATGTGTTGAAGAACAGTcctttaataataatatctttgtTGTTTAAATTATTGGTTTTTACAGGAAGTGTTTGTCGATCCTTCAAGAGATGAGAGTTTGATATTTGAGTTGTTGGATTTCAAGACTGAGGTTGGTGACATTGGCAGTGCTTCTTGGTTCCTTAATGATCTTGCGCGTGAGCAAGATGCTGAAGGATTTCAGGTAACACCACTACACTAGAACTCTTCTTATATGTTGGAAGACAAATCATTTAAGAACTAGTGTTTATTTCTCTAGAGTAGATCTAGTTTCTTGAGTACAAACTGTTCAAATATGGAGCTTAACATGTATAGATTTCCCAAAGGTAGACCCTTTTTGTCAGATGTAACTGTAGTGAGGCTGTTTTTATATAGTCATATAACTAGTTGGagagattttgttgttgtagattCAATTTCTAAGGCTAATCGAAATACTGATACTGGTGTATGTTTGGTTAATCTTTGCCAATATTGATATTTTATGAAGATCTTCTAGTAATTGTGCCGTGTTATTTTAGTTGATTGAGCAATCAGAGGTCATTGAGACGCCTGGACTGTCGTACAGAAACATCCCTGCTGTTGCAACAACTGCTATTGGAGAGATGGTAAGGTCCATTCACATGATTTTAACGGTTTGTTTGCTCATAAGCTTCCTCtctatttgttttctctaacaACGATCATTACAGGCTATATCCAAAGGAAGACAGGGAAGAGAAGCACAAAACCTAGTGAGGGTAATTAAGCTTATCCTTGTTCTGTCCCTTTTTCCATAAGTTTGTTTCTTGAGACATAACTGGTCTTATGTGATGGTATATTCTGCAGGTATATGTGGCAAATCTGCGTCTTAAGGGAGTTGATACAGATGTCTTAGTGACTGCGTATGAACCTATTCTGATAAAGTAAGTCCCACAAACGTTAAATTTTGAGTCACTCGTTATGTTGCAAACAATTGAATATGAATATGCATCATTTTGATACAGAACTAGGAAATCAATAGCTTTGTTGTCGTTGTTGCTgctgttttgttattgttgaacATGTCTTTTTGTCTCACGTGTTTGTGCAGCCCTCTGAGCGAGAGCGCGGATGCTGTGGGATCTGGTTTAGCTGTCCCAGCTTCACAATCTGGAAAAATGCCAATGTGTAATGTCATTAAACAATCACTCTCTACCTTCAAAGTCAATGACTGGAATCTTTTCGGTTCCTCAGCTTGAGTCTATGCCAAAATGAGAAGACGATTCAATCCTACCAATACAAGGCTTCAAGAAGTTTGCTTTATTAAAGTTTTTGAAGTACTTTTAATTCTAGTTCTTGATCCTTTGAATTAGGTTTTAGGCTTTTAGTAGTTGGAGCTTTATAAATAGGATATTATTTCCCTTGTGTAAGACACCTTTGGCTTTGAGTAAACAGAGACTCTTCTCCCTTTTCCATGAATCGCTTTGTATTCAGTTTGCCATTGATCTTATCAAGAACCTTGTCAAAAACTCGTACACAGACTCACTTGCTTCTTGAATCTCAGGTTAATCAAGCATGAATGATGAATCCTTGACTTGTAGCACGTTTAGCTTCACAATCTTGGTTTGTGTCTATGGAAGCTTCAACATGTAATGGCTGTTATATTTACAAGTTACAGCGTATATCTCAATATCATTCTATGTTTAATACATGCTTATATACAACTTGAACACCATTGCCTACaatcaaaacattaattaaatggTTGAATCAAATCACATTTTAGGTTGAAAATGCGTAATTTGGGAAGAGACGAGGTCACTTCGATCTAATTGGGTTACTCTAACTTGTTAGAATTAAGGTCACATATTAAACCAACCTGAACCaatctaaaattatttatgagaTCACGGTTAAAGGCTTAAACCAAAAAGATTACAAACCTGGTTTTATATCGAACTTGCACATGTGACATGACAATTTTGACGTGTACAACAAAGCtggaatttgaatttttttttttttctgttattgaAACAGATCTTATTTTGGGATCTctctttttgaaatttatgtaTACTCTAACGgaagttttctctctctctcgtatcTATCATTGTTTTCTAGAAACTCTAACTTCTTACATCTCCGCATCTGGTGATCTGGAAAGGTTGAAGAACCGGAGTATTTTTTTTCGGCGGTCTAGCTTACTCCACTGATCTAATCATAATCTCTCAATTCGACTAAGTAATCGATTCCTAAGGTCAGTAACACAAAAGATCAAACCCTCGAATTTAGTGTTCCCTCGAGGCAATTTCGATGATTCTGAATCCTCGATTCATCTCTTTATGAATTGTGAGTCTTTGTTacttgatttgttgtttctttttactACGTCTCTCGTTCTTTGTGAatgtttcttaatttgtatCATCGATGTGTTGATAATCTTGCTTTCAATTTGTCTCGATCGATTTTGTAAGGTTCATCTTCAATGCTATCGAAGATAGTTTTTACCGATTTgtgatttatttgatttggttttgataacGATCGGGGGTACTGAACTGAAAGATCtgttttaggtttaggttttgtGGTTTGGGTGATCGAATCACCGGTtttgtggttttgattttgttctgaATCATTGGTTTGATTCTTGTTCTGATTCTTCtggtttatattattttgtttggatgCTACAGATCTGATTAAAGTTTTCTTTGCTTGatgaaaaggagaagaagacgctTTTTGATGCTACAGATCTACATCGGTAAACATTTTCTACCTTTACCAATGACTAAATGAGtcgattatattaaaaattgtgatCCGATCAAGTTTTCTTTCGTAATTAGTGTTTGGAAATATTTACTCATTGTTCTTATTATTCAGTTACAAGATGATGGTGATATCATATAAGTGTGGTTCTGATTCATTGTAGTGTTAAGTGTAATCAAGGAAGCGACTCTTAGGTATGgttatccttcttcttcttggtcttttggtttttgttcttGCCTTTTTGGAGTTTGATGTTAAGTCTCGTTTCTTCTGCAGCTGCAAATTCCAGAGCTTATAATGTGGTTTCGAActcagaaaataaataagtgtGGATTGATTGTTGGCCATAATTGAAGAATGCATATACTTACATGCATTTATTCTTATATGCATACATTCATGTGTCCTTGCATTGCATTCATTCATACATACATGCATACATACATCATACAtgcatatacatacatacatcaTGCATGCATACATCCattcatacatacatacatcaTACATGCATAAATCCATGCATACATACATCATACATACATGAATAGTTGCATATTTGCTTGTCGTGCACATTCATAACTGCTTCCTTATTTCTGTATTTATtcttgtttgcttgcttgcttgcttccttgttttcttattttctgcCTTCATACATCAGGCGATGCAGAAGATGGAAAATGAGTTCATGATATAGTGGGACGGTCTGAGGACAAAGGAAAGACCATGTTCTGCTTCTTGCAGCCACAAAGACCTTTTGACCTTGATGAGGCTATCATTAGAAAGGCTGTCTCGTaggtaattttataaatatcttcCTTGTTGGACTAAGCTTTCAGTCAAATTGACTTCTGCAGGTTGATGGTGAGACTACCAGATGCTAtgaatataacaaaaattttaaaggttaTACTTGCAAAAGAAGACTTGTCCCCTGATATGGATATTGATGGAGTTACTAGTATGACTAATAGATATTAAGGAAACGATCTTAAGGTAAATTCCTAGTAATTCATTTAACCTTTGTTATGATATCCGAGCTTTAATCATGGATGCTTTccttttttggttattttgggTCTTCTAAGTTTTGTAAGtttctaatatgttttgatattttcttagaAATTTGTCTTGCTTTCTCCTGCATTATAAGGTAAAATTCTCTTTGCTAATATAAGGTGATGAACTTTTGCTGTTTCAAATAGATTAGTAACAAGTGTGTCAAAACCAGAGTTGAGACGTATTCAAGGATTAAATCTCTGGAGCAAAGAAGACAATGATGAGATTTTCAAGGGTTATGGGAAAGGAAATCCCGAGGGAAGATAAATGAGATCGCTGCGGGATGGTCAACTTCTCAGAAGGTCTATAACAATTCTTAATATGCAGATGGATTTCTGACTCTTcctatatgattttttgttacCTTAGCATATGATCTCTTGAACACATATAGGAGTATAGGACCAACTTCAATGTGCACATATGGTATAATTCTACATACAAGGAGAAATCAGGAAATAGACGTACAAAGTTGGTCCAAGTTCTCCGCTTAGTCAATTTGGTAAGTAAACAACAATGTactcaagacatcctccctcaTCATTGCATTCTCAATATGTCTTTAACCATATGGGACTGCTTTCTTGATTGAACTGAGGTTCACACTTTGACAAATTGCAGGTGTCAAAAGCTTACCTTCAATATTTACAAGGTCTAGGGGACACGGATGTTGTTTGAATATGCCAAAGAAATGTCTAAACCAGAAACAAGTCTTATTCTGATCCCTTTAAGTCTTTCAATAGACTATTTTACGTTTTATTTCACAAATATTCACTCTGATATATAGTGACTTATTGCAGTAGCAAGAATAGATTGATGGATCAGGTGAAACTACCGCGAACTCTCACCAAAAACCAGAGTGCACTAATCCATTGCAGTAGCAAGAGTACATTGATGAATGTGCTTTTCAGGAAAGTGGCAGCTGAGGCAGTTTTATTAATCTCATTTGTTTGAGTCTAAGATTCATTGCTATAATTAAGTTTCTCAAACTTTTTCAGGATTGTGAAGTAGCATGAACGTACATGCTATCTAGGCCCATCTTCATCCACGTACACATCCATTAATTAGTATTCAGTAGGTAACTTTGCATCTAGAACGTATATAATCATCCTAGTActttatcacaacttttttttattaacaattgTGATTTTCATATCCAAGCTTATTAATGACTTGCTATATGTATGTGCTTTTAAATCTGAGTTTTCTATATGTCCAAACTTTAGAGATGATTGTGaggtcatttttaaaaaattcccGAAGAAATGTATGTGCGAGAAAAGTAGAAAACTCCCATTCATATGGAGTCAATGCAGGTAGatactaatcataatttatgttatgatttttttgatttacTATATAATAGATTCCAATCTACATGAATCTGATATTTCATATTTGGTATCTTTATATGTGCTTCCATTTGTATCTACAAATCTAGTGGGAACACTAAAACTGAATAAACTGGTGACCACTTGTTTACAATCAAAAGCAAAATAAGGTACTATTGTTTAAACCTCCTACTGAATATTATATAGTAAGGCTAATTGAGCTAAACTGGACAAGAAAAAATTGATGAGTTTATACATTCATATGAAGACCGTGTAAGCAGCATCTCTAAAAACCAGAGATCGACAACCTGGCCATGAATCATGCAAAGCCTATGTATACCACTTGTAAGTTATCATCATCTTGGTCTTAAGTAATCTCTTCTAATACATAGCATTATTAGTTTATTCAGTTTAGAAATATCGGTGTTGATAAGGACCTCTGGGTCAAACTAATTTATATCGAAAAATGTACTCTTGTTAAAGTTGCAAAAAGAAGCCAAGAACCGGAGTAATTGTGGAAAgggtgattaaaaaaaaaagacagggGACCTTGGTTTCAATTTCAAGTATGTATTTAAACTTTTTCTGCTATTTAGTATCTCAACTTTTCTCTTATATTTAGTATTTCAACTTTTCTCATGTAGGAGCAAATTTCATAGCCAACTGAACTGCTGGTTTATCAATCATTTCTCTCCACGATTCCTAGACCGTGGTTTGAAGAATCTACTTGCGAATAATAgtgagttttatatataaatattgaaaaaaaattattgagtttGGAGTTCCTAGAGGATGTTTTTACCTAAACATTGTCTTCAAAGTTGTGTTTGCAGGAAAGCATGTGTGAAGAATGTTGTCCAAATCTCAGAGGAGACAAGCGGTAGGAATTAACAAACCCATGGACGAATTAGTTTCTTGAAGGTAACATGGCGTGATCAACCACCCAAAAGTGGAAAAACATGTTTCAGAATTCTTTTGTGAGATCCAAACTGTCCTAAAACAAAGAATGTGTTTTGCCATAGGTTTTAAGGTTCGACACATAAGAGACGTAGGCGGAGCATCAAGGGATTTCCTCCAAAGATTTTTAGAGCTAATGTCTGGCGGTTGTCGGCTGAATGGATAAGTATGCTCAGAGCAAAACGACGACTAGCGTTCTTTTGCCTCGAGGCAATCTCTAACTGCCATAAGAATACCTGCAGAAGCTTAATCAGCCTCTTGGGGATCACCATTCACCAAACAATCCAACCTCTTCGATAGCCTGATTGCGATTGATATGTTGAATTATCCTCCATCTATGTGTGCATAC is a genomic window containing:
- the LOC104750815 gene encoding probable ran guanine nucleotide release factor, producing MSGELCSMRPLFGGAISTVFPQRFENVSNIRQVPDHQEVFVDPSRDESLIFELLDFKTEVGDIGSASWFLNDLAREQDAEGFQLIEQSEVIETPGLSYRNIPAVATTAIGEMAISKGRQGREAQNLVRVYVANLRLKGVDTDVLVTAYEPILINPLSESADAVGSGLAVPASQSGKMPMCNVIKQSLSTFKVNDWNLFGSSA